A genomic region of Paenibacillus sp. PL2-23 contains the following coding sequences:
- a CDS encoding alanine--glyoxylate aminotransferase family protein, translating to MRSYMDLAPSPRTIMTPGPVEVDPRVLRAMSYPILGQFDPEFTGLMNETMEMLREVFVTGNQWAYPVDGTSRSGIEAVLVSLIEPGDKVLVPIYGRFGHLLVEIARRCGADVVRLEKEWGTVFAAEEILSAIRTHQPRLVAVVHGETSTGRLQPLDGLGDACREIDALLVVDAVATIGGVKVATDEWGIDAVIGGTQKCLSVPSGLAPVTYNSRAEAKLLKRKRIERGLLMSDEEAQHNLVPRPIQSNYLDLSQLQDYWSPARLNHHTEATTMLYALREGLRLVLQEGLEARFARHREQEAALVAGIEAMGLTLYGDPSCKMPVVTCIEIPEGIDGESVRSMLLSDFGIEIASSFGPLKGRIWRIGTMGYSCSKRNVLLTLGAFEAVLLRHGCKLDAGAGLQAAMDVYGIG from the coding sequence ATGAGAAGCTATATGGATTTGGCGCCGTCGCCGCGGACGATTATGACGCCGGGCCCGGTCGAGGTTGATCCTCGCGTTCTGCGGGCGATGTCGTATCCGATCCTGGGGCAGTTCGATCCCGAATTCACAGGGCTTATGAACGAGACGATGGAGATGCTGCGCGAGGTGTTTGTGACGGGCAACCAGTGGGCTTATCCCGTGGACGGCACGTCCCGCTCCGGCATTGAGGCGGTGCTCGTCAGCCTAATCGAGCCGGGAGACAAGGTGCTTGTGCCCATATACGGACGATTCGGGCACTTGCTTGTCGAGATTGCAAGGCGCTGCGGCGCCGACGTCGTAAGGCTGGAGAAGGAATGGGGGACGGTGTTCGCGGCCGAGGAGATCCTATCGGCGATTCGGACGCATCAGCCGCGCCTCGTGGCTGTGGTGCATGGCGAGACATCGACGGGCCGGCTGCAGCCGCTCGATGGGCTCGGGGATGCCTGCCGCGAGATCGACGCGCTGCTCGTTGTGGATGCGGTCGCCACGATTGGCGGCGTGAAGGTGGCGACGGACGAGTGGGGGATTGATGCGGTCATCGGCGGCACGCAGAAATGCCTGTCCGTTCCGTCGGGGCTTGCGCCCGTTACGTATAATAGCCGGGCAGAAGCAAAGCTGCTGAAGCGCAAGCGCATTGAACGCGGACTATTAATGAGTGACGAGGAGGCGCAGCACAATCTGGTGCCGCGGCCAATTCAGAGCAACTATCTCGACCTGAGCCAGCTGCAGGATTATTGGAGCCCCGCCCGGTTGAACCATCACACGGAGGCGACCACGATGCTGTACGCCCTGCGCGAAGGGCTGCGACTTGTTCTGCAAGAAGGACTGGAGGCGAGGTTTGCCCGCCATCGTGAGCAGGAAGCGGCGCTTGTGGCGGGCATTGAAGCGATGGGGCTGACGCTGTATGGCGATCCATCCTGCAAGATGCCGGTCGTCACCTGCATCGAAATTCCGGAAGGAATTGACGGCGAATCCGTCCGCTCGATGCTGCTCAGCGATTTCGGCATCGAGATCGCCAGCTCGTTCGGCCCGCTGAAGGGCCGAATCTGGCGGATCGGCACGATGGGCTACAGCTGCAGCAAGCGTAATGTGCTGCTGACGCTGGGCGCCTTCGAGGCCGTACTGCTGCGGCACGGCTGCAAGCTGGACGCGGGAGCCGGGCTGCAGGCGGCGATGGACGTTTATGGGATTGGGTAG